The Punica granatum isolate Tunisia-2019 chromosome 4, ASM765513v2, whole genome shotgun sequence genome has a window encoding:
- the LOC116204643 gene encoding cytochrome P450 89A2-like, with protein MKMTAADHRLGSPLLLYNRYSFRNPSRPRPPLMELWFFLMACVCVLVSLHGLSGLLGNKKLPPGPPTFPLLGSILWLLKSSRDFSSIEPVLRHLRTKYGPIVRLQIGSRPSIFIMSHEAAHKALVRNPTTFASRPPPFESLKVMCSGQRTIGTAAYGPLWRLLRQNLMAFTHPSRLVAYADGRRWAVQVLKNRLLAEAVGSSLGSIPMYDVIQVALFSLQSYMCFGEKFDEEMVRQIIEVQRATTMNINKFIVFNFVPRLTRIVFNKKWRKMLQIRKDQEDVMLPLIRSRIDRKDGKRESACYIDSIIDLQLADTKSKPTEGELVSLAMEFMIAGTDTSVGTMQWIMANVVKYQEVQDRILGEINAVVKPGQEIEEEEMEKMPYLKAVVLETLRRHPPGHFILPHAVTEDSKIDGYDITKDAIVNFTVAEMGRDPNMWADPMEFRPERFLKGDGKEVQFDIKSVREIRMMPFGAGRRICPVIDMAMLHVQLFIANMVRDFEWSPEEGRAPEDVDLSEVQDFTMVMKTPLRVQIKPRRI; from the exons ATGAAGATGACAGCAGCAGATCATCGCCTTGGAAGCCCTCTGCTCTTGTATAATAGATATAG TTTTCGCAATCCTTCCCGACCCCGACCTCCACTAATGGAGCTTTGGTTCTTCCTTATGGCATGTGTGTGTGTCTTGGTGTCTCTCCATGGGCTCTCTGGCCTTCTGGGAAACAAGAAGCTACCTCCCGGCCCGCCGACATTCCCCCTGCTGGGAAGCATCCTATGGCTTCTCAAGTCCTCGCGGGACTTCTCGAGCATCGAGCCAGTGCTCCGCCACCTCCGGACCAAGTACGGCCCCATCGTCCGCCTCCAGATAGGGTCCCGCCCGTCGATCTTCATAATGAGCCACGAGGCTGCCCACAAGGCCCTTGTCCGCAACCCCACCACCTTTGCCAGCCGCCCCCCACCCTTCGAGTCCCTCAAAGTCATGTGCAGCGGGCAGCGCACTATCGGGACAGCTGCGTATGGCCCCCTCTGGCGGCTCCTGAGACAAAACCTCATGGCCTTCACCCATCCGTCGCGCCTCGTGGCCTATGCGGATGGACGGAGATGGGCAGTTCAGGTCCTCAAGAACCGGCTCCTGGCGGAGGCCGTGGGATCCTCCCTTGGTTCCATTCCCATGTACGATGTTATCCAGGTAGCGCTATTCTCCTTGCAGTCTTACATGTGCTTTGGGGAGAAATTCGATGAAGAAATGGTCCGACAAATCATCGAAGTCCAAAGGGCCACGACCATGAACATCAATAAATTCATTGTCTTCAATTTTGTGCCGAGATTGACGAGGATCGTGTTCAACAAAAAGTGGAGGAAAATGCTTCAGATCCGAAAAGATCAAGAAGATGTCATGCTCCCCCTGATAAGGTCTCGGATTGACAGGAAAGACGGGAAGCGAGAGAGCGCCTGTTACATTGACAGCATCATCGATCTGCAGCTGGCGGACACCAAGTCGAAGCCCACAGAAGGGGAGCTGGTGAGCTTGGCCATGGAGTTCATGATCGCTGGCACGGACACCTCTGTGGGGACGATGCAGTGGATCATGGCCAATGTGGTGAAGTACCAGGAAGTACAAGATAGGATACTAGGAGAAATCAATGCGGTGGTTAAACCAGGCCAGGAGATCGAGGAGGAAGAGATGGAGAAGATGCCGTACTTAAAGGCGGTGGTGCTGGAGACGCTGAGGAGGCATCCTCCGGGGCATTTCATACTCCCTCATGCTGTGACGGAGGACTCGAAGATTGACGGGTATGATATTACAAAGGATGCGATCGTGAACTTCACGGTGGCTGAGATGGGTCGTGACCCAAATATGTGGGCGGACCCGATGGAGTTTCGGCCTGAGAGGTTCCTGAAGGGGGATGGGAAGGAAGTGCAGTTCGACATAAAGAGCGTGAGGGAGATCAGGATGATGCCATTCGGGGCTGGCAGGAGGATCTGCCCCGTAATCGACATGGCCATGCTCCACGTCCAGCTGTTTATTGCAAACATGGTTCGGGATTTTGAATGGAGCCCCGAGGAAGGGAGAGCGCCGGAGGACGTGGATTTATCTGAGGTCCAGGATTTCACCATGGTCATGAAGACTCCGCTGAGGGTTCAGATCAAACCAAGAAGAATTTAG